GATAGAAAAATGGCAGATTTAAAAGATTTCGCAGAACAATTAGTTAACCTTACTGTAAAAGAAGTAAATGAGTTAGCAACTATATTAAAAGATGAGTATGGTATCGAGCCTGCTGCTGCTGCTGCAGTTGCTGTTGCTGGTCCTGCTGCAGGTGGAGAAGCTGAAGAAGCTCAAACTGAATTTGATGTTATTTTAAAAGCAGCAGGTAGTTCTAAATTAGCTGTTGTAAAATTAGTTAAAGAATTAACTGGTTTAGGTTTAAAAGAAGCTAAAGGTTTAGTTGATGATGCACCAAGTGCAATTAAAGAAGGTGTTTCTAAAGACGAAGCTGAAGGTTTAAAATCTTCATTAGAAGAAGCAGGAGCTGAGGTTGAGCTTAAGTAAGCTTACCATTTCAAAAACATAAAGGTTTAGGTCTGAAGAGTACTCTTCAAGACCTAAACCATTTTGCGTATATAATGATTACATACGCGTTATCACTATTTTTTAATCAAAATTCCGTCTATTGATGTTATCAACACAAGCTGAAAGATTAAATTTCTCTTCTATTGTAAATAGAACAGAATATCCAGATTTTTTGGATATTCAGATTAAATCCTTCCAGGATTTTTTCCAATTAGAAACAAAATCTGAAGAAAGAGGAGATGAAGGTCTATATAATACCTTCATGGAGAACTTCCCTATCACAGATTCACGTAATCAATTCGTATTAGAATTTTTAGATTACTTTGTAGATCCACCAAGATATGCTATTGATGAGTGTATTGAAAGAGGGCTTACTTACAGCGTTCCGCTAAAAGCAAGGTTAAAGTTATATTGTACAGACCCTGAACATGAGGATTTCGAGACTATTGTTCAAGATGTGTATTTAGGAACAATACCTTACATGACACCTAGTGGTACTTTTTGTATCAATGGAGCAGAGCGTGTAGTGGTATCTCAATTACACCGTTCACCAGGGGTATTCTTTGGTCAATCTTTCCATGCTAATGGAACAAAATTATATTCAGCAAGAGTTATACCATTCAAAGGATCGTGGATTGAGTTTGCTACAGATATCAATCAGGTAATGTATGCTTACATTGATAGAAAGAAAAAATTACCTGTTACAACACTTTTCCGTGCTATTGGATTTGAGCGTGATAAAGATATTTTAGAGATTTTTGATTTAGCTGAAGAAGTTAAAGTATCAAAATCTGGTTTGAAGAAATATTTAGGAAGAAAATTAGCAGCCCGTGTACTTAACACTTGGCATGAGGATTTTGTTGATGAAGATACAGGTGAGGTAGTCTCTATCGAGCGTAATGAAATTGTATTAGATCGTGATACCATTCTAGATAAAGATAATCTTGAAGAGATTCTTGAAGTTGATGTTAAAACGATTCTTTTACATAAAGAAAGTGCAGAACAAGGTGATTATGCTATTATTCATAACACACTTCAAAAAGATCCAACAAACTCTGAAAAAGAGGCTGTTGAACATATTTATAGACAATTACGTAATGCTGAGCCGCCAGATGAGGAAACAGCACGTGGAATTATAGATAAATTATTCTTTAGTGACCAACGTTACTCTTTAGGTGAAGTAGGTCGTTATAGAATGAATAAAAAATTACAGTTAGATATCGGAATGGATAAGCAAGTGCTTACTAAAGAAGATATCATAACTATTATAAAGTATTTAATCGAGCTTATCAATTCTAAAGCGGAGATTGATGATATTGATCACTTATCTAACCGTCGTGTACGTACAGTAGGTGAGCAGTTATCTTCTCAGTTTGGTGTTGGTTTAGCACGTATGGCTCGTACTATACGTGAGCGTATGAACGTTCGTGATAATGAGGTGTTTACTCCAATAGATTTAATTAATGCTAAGACGTTATCGTCTGTAATTAATTCATTCTTTGGTACAAACCAGTTATCTCAATTTATGGATCAAACAAATCCATTAGCAGAGATTACTCATAAGCGCCGTTTATCGGCTCTTGGACCTGGAGGTCTTTCTAGAGAAAGAGCAGGTTTCGAGGTTCGTGATGTTCACTATACACACTACGGACGTTTATGTCCTATTGAAACACCAGAGGGACCAAATATTGGTTTAATTTCTTCACTTTCAGTATTTGCAAAGGTAAATTCAATGGGATTCATTGAAACACCTTATAGAAAAGTTACTGATGGTGTGGTTGATATTAAAAATGAACCAATTTATTTAAGTGCTGAAGAGGAAGAAGAAAAATTAATCGGTCAGGCAACTGTAAAAGTTGATGAGAATGGTAAAATTTTACATGATAAGGTAATTGCTAGAATGGAAGGTGACTTCCCTGTAATAGAGCCAACAGCTCTTGATTATACAGATGTTGCACCAAACCAAATCTCATCTATATCAGCATCTTTAATTCCTTTCTTAGAACATGATGATGCAAATAGAGCCTTGATGGGATCTAACATGATGCGTCAAGCAGTGCCTTTACTTAGAGTAGATGCGCCAATTGTAGGAACTGGTTTAGAACGTCAAGTAGCATCAGATTCTCGTGTTTTAATTAATGCAGAAGGAGTTGGAGAAGTTCTTTATGTAGATGCTAATGAAATTAAAATAAAATACGATCGTACTGAAGATGAAGCTAAAGTAAGTTTTGATAGTGATATTAAAACCTACCAATTAGTTAAATTCAGAAAAACAAACCAAGGAACTTCTATCAACCTTAAACCAATTGTAGTTAAAGGAGATAAAGTAACTAAAGGTCAGGTTTTATGTGAAGGATATGCTACTCAAAAAGGAGAGTTAGCACTTGGTAGAAATATGAAAGTAGCCTTCATGCCTTGGAAAGGATATAACTTTGAGGATGCGATTGTAATTTCTGAAAAAGTAGTTCGTGAAGATATATTCACATCTATTCATATAGATGAGTATTCTTTAGAAGTTAGAGATACTAAATTAGGTAATGAAGAGTTAACTAATGATATTCCTAATGTTTCTGAAGAAGCGACTAAAGATTTAGATGAAAACGGAATGATCCGTGTAGGTGCCGAGGTTAAACCTGGCGATATCCTAATTGGTAAAATTACACCAAAAGGTGAATCAGATCCAACACCAGAAGAAAAATTATTACGTGCTATCTTTGGAGATAAAGCAGGTGATGTGAAAGATGCTTCTTTAAAAGCGTCTCCTTCTTTACACGGTGTTGTTATTGAAAAGAAATTATTTGCTAGAGCTGTAAAAGATAAACGTAAGAGAGCTCAAGACAAAGATGATATTCTAGCTTTAGAAGCACAATACGACAGAAAGTTTGATGATTTAAAAGATGTTTTAATCGAAAAACTTTTCAATATTGTAAATGGAAAAACAGCTCAAGGTATTTTTAACGATTTAGGGGAAGAAGTTTTACCAAAAGGTAAAAAATTCACACTAAAAATGTTAAATGCTGTTGATGACTATGCCCATTTAGTGTCTGGAAAATGGACTACTGATGATCATACAAACCAATTAGTAGCCGATTTAATTCATAACTATAAAATTAAAGAAAACGATTTACAAGGTTCTTTAAGACGTGAGAAATTCACGATTTCTGTAGGTGATGAATTACCAGCAGGTATCATCAAATTAGCGAAAGTTTATATTGCTAAAAAACGTAAGCTTAAAGTTGGTGATAAAATGGCAGGACGTCACGGTAACAAAGGTATTGTTGCTCGTATCGTTCGTCAAGAAGATATGCCATTCTTGGAAGACGGAACGCCTGTTGATATTGTATTAAATCCACTTGGTGTACCATCTCGTATGAATATTGGTCAAATTTATGAAACTGTTCTTGGATGGGCAGGTCAAAAATTAGGACGTACTTACGCAACACCAATTTTCGATGGAGCTACTATAGATCAAATTAACGGATTTACAGATGAAGCTGGAATCCCAAGATATGGACATAGTTATTTATATGATGGTGGAACAGGACAGCGTTTCGATCAACCAGCAACAGTTGGTGTGATTTACATGCTGAAATTAGGACACATGGTAGACGATAAAATGCACGCGCGTTCTATTGGACCTTACTCATTAATCACACAACAACCTCTTGGTGGTAAAGCACAATTTGGTGGTCAGCGTTTTGGTGAGATGGAAGTTTGGGCACTTGAGGCTTATGGAGCATCAAGTACCTTACGTGAGATTTTAACTGTAAAGTCTGATGATGTTATTGGTAGAGCTAAAACTTACGAAGCTATCGTTAAAGGTGAGCCAATGCCAGATCCAGGATTACCAGAATCATTCAACGTACTTATGCACGAATTGAAAGGTTTAGGATTAGATATCAGATTAGAGGAGTAAAAAAATAGTTTACAGTATTCAGTCAGCAGTAAGTGCTGCGACTGAATACTGAATACTGAAAACTATAAAGAAAATGGCAAGAAAACAAGATAAGCATACAGTAAAGAGGTTTAACAAAATCTCAATTGGTTTAGCATCACCAGAGTCTATTTTAGCAGAGTCAAGAGGTGAAGTTTTAAAACCAGAAACTATCAATTATCGAACTCATAAACCAGAACGTGACGGTTTGTTCTGTGAGCGTATTTTTGGTCCTGTTAAGGATTACGAATGTGCTTGTGGTAAATATAAAAGAATTCGCTACAAAGGTATTGTTTGTGACCGTTGTGGTGTTGAAGTAACAGAAAAGAAAGTACGTCGTGATAGAGTAGGACACATTAATTTAGTGGTTCCTGTGGCTCACATTTGGTACTTCCGTTCATTACCAAACAAAATAGGTTATTTATTAGGATTACCATCTAAGAAATTAGATATGATTATTTACTACGAACGTTATGTAGTAATTCAGCCAGGTAATGCTAAAAATGAAGAGGGAGAACCATTACAAAAAATGGATTTCCTTACGGAAGAAGAATATTTAAATATTCTTGAATCACTTCCACAAGATAATCAATACTTAGATGATACAGACCCTAACAAGTTTCTTGCTAAAATGGGGGCTGAATGTTTAATTGATTTATTAGCTAGAATAGATTTAGAATCTTTATCGTACGAATTACGTCATAAAGCTAATACTGAAACATCTAAACAACGTAAAACAGAAGCTTTAAAACGTTTACAAGTTGTAGAAGCTTTACGTGAGTCTAACAATAATCGTGAAAATCGTCCTGAATGGATGATTATGAAAGTTGTGCCAATTATTCCGCCAGAATTACGTCCTTTAGTGCCGTTAGATGGTGGTCGTTTTGCTACTTCAGATTTAAATGATTTATACCGTCGTGTAATAATCAGAAACAACCGTCTTAAACGATTGGTTGAAATTAAAGCACCAGAAGTTATTTTACGTAATGAAAAACGTATGTTACAAGAATCTGTAGATTCATTGTTTGACAACACACGTAAATCATCTGCTGTAAAAACAGATTCTAACCGACCATTAAAATCATTATCAGATTCACTTAAAGGTAAGCAAGGACGTTTCCGTCAAAACTTACTTGGTAAGCGTGTTGATTATTCTGCACGTTCGGTAATTGTTGTTGGACCAGAATTAAGATTACACGAATGTGGATTGCCAAAAAATATGGCAGCAGAACTTTATAAACCTTTCGTAATTAGAAAATTAATTGAAAGAGGGATTGTAAAAACTGTAAAATCTGCAAAGAAAATTATAGATAAAAGAGAGCCTGTGGTTTGGGATATCTTGGAAAATGTTCTTAAAGGACATCCAGTATTACTAAACCGTGCGCCTACTTTACACCGTTTAGGTATTCAAGCTTTTCAACCTCAATTAATTGAAGGAAAAGCAATTCGTTTACACCCATTAGTATGTACGGCCTTTAATGCCGATTTTGATGGTGATCAAATGGCGGTACATTTACCATTAGGACCAGAAGCTATTTTAGAATGTCAATTATTAATGTTGGCGTCTCATAATATCTTAAATCCTGCTAATGGTTCTCCTGTAACAGTACCTTCACAAGATATGGTACTTGGTCTTTATTATATGACTAAGTTACGTACCTCTACTCCAGAAGTGCCAATTTTAGGAGAAGGTTTAACGTTTTATTCACCAGAAGAAGTTGAAATTGCTTTTAATGAAAAGAAAGTAGACTTAAATGCTGGTATTAAAGTAAGAACTATTGATTTAAATGAAGATGGGAAGTTAGATAGAATGATTGTAGAGACTACTGTTGGTCGTGTGTTGTTTAATCAACACGTGCCTCAAGCAGCAGGTTATATTAATCAAGTACTTACCAAAAAATCTTTAAGAGATATTATTGGTAATATTCTTAAAGTAACTTCGGTTCCTGAAACTGCAGATTTTCTTGATGCGATTAGAACTTTAGGGTTTAAATTTGCATTCCAAGGTGGATTATCATTCAGTTTAGGAGATATTATCATTCCACCAGAAAAACAAGGAATGATTGATAAAGCCAATGGCTTAGTTGACGGTATTATGGGTAACTATAACATGGGACTTATAACTAACAACGAACGTTATAATCAAGTTATTGATATTTGGACTTCTACAAATGCTGAATTGACTGAATTGTCAATGAAACGTATTCGTGAAGATCAACAAGGATTTAACTCGGTATTTATGATGCTTGATTCTGGAGCTCGTGGATCTAAAGAACAGATTCGTCAGCTTACAGGTATGCGTGGATTAATGGCGAAACCTAAAAAATCTAATGCTGGTGGAGGTGAAATTATTGAAAATCCGATTCTTTCTAACTTTAAAGAAGGTCTTTCAATTTTAGAATACTTTATTTCTACTCACGGTGCACGTAAAGGTCTTGCCGATACGGCTCTTAAAACGGCTGATGCAGGTTACTTAACACGTCGTTTAGTAGATGTATCTCAAGATGTTATTATTAACACTGAAGATTGTGGAACTTTAAGAGGTGTAGAAGTTGAGCCATTAAAGAAAAACGATGAAGTTGTTGAAACACTTGAGGAAAGAATTGTAGGTCGTGTATCTTTAAATGATGTATATAATCCATTAACAGACGAGTTGCTAGTTGAAGCAGGTCAGTTAATTGATGATGTTATAGCTAAAACTATTGAAGCATCACCTATAGAAAGTTTAGAAGTACGTTCTGCATTAACTTGTGAAGCTTTAAAAGGTATTTGTGCTAAATGTTACGGACGTAATCTTGCTACCGATAAAATGGTACAACGTGGTGAAGCTGTTGGTGTTGTTGCAGCCCAATCTATTGGAGAGCCAGGTACTCAGTTAACACTTCGTACATTCCACGTTGGTGGTATTGCAGGTAATATTTCAGAAGAAAATAAATTAGCTGTTAAGTTTGATGGTGTTGCTGAAATTGAAGATTTAAAAACAGTTAAAGGGCAAGATGGAGAAGGTAACGATATTGATGTTGTTATTTCTAGAACATCTGAACTTAAACTAACAGATAAGAAAACAGGTATTGTTTTAAGTACTAATAATATTCCTTACGGTTCAACTATTTTTGTTAAGAACGGTGATAGTTTAAGTAAAGGAGATGTTGTTTGTTCTTGGGATCCATATAATGGTGTTATTATTTCAGAATTTGCTGGTAAAGTAAAATATGAAAACATCGAACAAGGTATGACATACCAAGTTGAGATTGATGAGCAAACTGGTTTCCAAGAAAAGGTAATTTCTGAATCTAGAAACAAGAAGTTAATACCAACACTTCATATTGAAGACGCTAAAGGAGAAACAATTCGTTCGTACAACTTACCAGTTGGGGCGCACTTAATGATTGACGATGGCGAGAAAATTAATATTGGTAAAATTTTAGTTAAAATACCTCGTAAATCTGCAAAAGCAGGTGATATTACAGGAGGTTTACCTCGTGTAACTGAGTTATTTGAAGCTCGTAATCCTTCTAACCCAGCAGTAGTAAGTGCTATTGATGGTGTTGTTTCTTTTGGTAAAATTAAAAGAGGTAACCGTGAGATTATAGTAGAGTCTAAATTAGGTGATGTTAAGAAATACTTAGTGAAATTATCTAATCAAATTCTTGTTCAAGAAAATGATTATGTAAAAGCAGGTATGCCTTTATCTGATGGTTCTATTACGCCAAACGATATCTTAAATATTAAAGGACCTTCAGCAGTACAACAATACTTAGTAAATGAAGTACAAGAAGTATATCGTTTACAAGGTGTGAAAATTAATGATAAGCACTTTGAAGTTGTTGTAAGACAGATGATGCGTAAAGTACGTATTATTGATTCTGGTGATACTATTTTCTTAGAAGATCAATTAGCTCATAAAGCAGATTTTATACTAGAAAATGATGCTATTTTTGGAATGAAAGTTGTTGAAGATTCTGGTGATTCTGTAAATATTAAAGCAGGTCAAATTATTTCACCTCGTGAATTACGTGATGAAAATTCTCTTTTAAGAAGAGAGGATAAGCAACTTGTAGTAGCTAGAGATGCACAACCTGCAACTGCTACACCAATATTACAAGGTATTACAAGAGCATCACTTCAAACAAAATCATTTATTTCTGCGGCATCGTTCCAAGAGACAACTAAAGTTCTTAATGAAGCTGCTGTAGCAGGTAAAGTGGATTCTTTAGAAGGCTTGAAAGAAAATGTAATTGTTGGACATAGAATTCCAGCAGGTACAGGTATGAGAAGTTATTCTGATATTATAGTTGGCTCTAAAGAAGAGTTTGACGAAATGATGCAAGTAAAACAAGAATTAAATTATAACTAAATTGAGACTCAAGTTTCACGAGCCGAAGGGGAAGTGAAACTTGTAAGTCGAATTTATGCTGAGCTAAGTCGAGGCATTTCATAAAAACAAAAGCCTTCATGTTAATTAACTTGAAGGCTTTTATATTTAAAATTAAAATTATGGCAGACCAAAAAGAAAATCAAAAGCAAGGACAAATTAATATTGAATTAGATGAAAAAGTAGCAGAAGGAACTTATTCTAATCTAGCCATAATTAATCATTCAGTTTCAGAATTTGTTGTTGATTTTGTGAATATTATGCCAGGTGTTCCTAAAAGCAAAGTGAAATCTAGAATTATATTAACACCTCAGCATGCTAAACGATTATTAAAAGCTTTAGCCGATAATGTAAATAGATTTGAAAATTCACATGGTGAAATAAAAGATTATGAGCAACCTCCAATTCCATTAAATTTTGGACCAACTGGTCAAGCATAAAAAAAGCCTTTGAAAGTTAACTTTCAAAGGCTTTTTTTATATATTTAAGTTTTTATCATCAATTAAACTCCGAAACATAATGGAATTTTATACTCGGATATTTTTGTTGTGTCATTTGTAATGAAAATGAAGAGTCCGCTAAAAAGACTAATTGGTTTTGTTTGTCTTTAGCTAAAAAGCGTTGTTTTACTCTAACAAACTCTTTGTATTCATCATTTTTTGGATCTTCAGGATCTACCCAACACGCTTTATATACATTTAGGTTTTCGTATGTACACTTAGCGCCATACTCATGCTCTAATCGGTATTGAATAACTTCATATTGAAGTGCGCCAACTGTTCCAATAACTTTTCTACCATTTAGTTCTAGAGTAAATAACTGTGCTACACCTTCATCCATTAATTGATCGATGCCTTTAAAAAGCTGTTTAGATTTTAAAGGATCTGCATTATTAATATATCTAAAATGTTCTGGAGAGAAGCTAGGAACCCCTTTGTAATTTAAAACTTCACCTTCCGTTAATGTATCTCCAATTTTAAAAGTTCCCGTGTCCTGTAGGCCAACAATATCACCAGGATAGGATATGTCTACAATCTCTTTCTTTTCAGCAAAAAAGGCGTTAGGACTAGAAAATTTTACTTTTTTATTATGCCTTACATGTAAGTAAGGTGCATTACGTTTAAATTCACCAGATACAATTTTTATAAAAGCCAATCGATTTCTATGATTCGGATCCATATTGGCATGAATTTTAAAAACAAAGCCAGTAAATTTCTCTTCATTGGGTTTAACTAAACGTTCTTCACTTTGTTTTGGTCTAGGTTTTGGAGCAATATCAACAAAACAATCTAATAACTCTCTAACTCCAAAATTGTTTAAAGCAGAACCAAAAAATACAGGTTGTAAATTTCCGCTTAAATAATCTTCTTTATCAAATTTAGGATAAATACCATCAACAAGTTCTATCTCTTCTCTTAAAGTATTTGCTGCTTTTTCTCCAACTAGTTTATCTAATTCTGGAGATGATAAATCTGAAATTTCAATAGTTTCTTCAATATCTTTTCTACTATCTCCACTAAATAGATTTACGTTTTTCTCCCAAATATTATAAATCCCTTTAAAATCGTATCCCATTCCTATAGGGAAACTTAAAGGCGTTACTTTTAATCCTAATTTTTGCTCTACTTCATCTAATAAATCAAATGCATCTTTCCCTTCTCTATCCATTTTATTAATGAATACAATCATAGGAATGTTTCGCATTCGGCAAACTTCAACTAGTTTTTCTGTTTGTTCCTCTACACCCTTAGCAACATCAATAACTACAATAACACTATCTACAGCGGTAAGTGTTCTAAACGTGTCTTCAGCAAAATCTTTATGTCCAGGCGTATCAAGAATATTAATTTTAATACCATTATATTCAAATGCTAAAACAGAAGTTGCTACCGAAATTCCACGTTGGCGTTCAATTTCCATAAAGTCACTGGTAGCGCCTTTTTTTATTTTGTTACTTTTTACAGCCCCAGCTTCTTGTATGGCACCTCCAAAAAGAAGTAATTTTTCAGTTAAGGTTGTTTTACCAGCATCTGGATGCGATATAATACCAAAGGTACGTCTTCGTTGTATTTCTTTTAAAAAACTCATAAATATTTGTGCAAATGGGTTGCAAAGATAATATTTATAAGTTCAATAATGATATCCTGTTATAGCCATTTTAAATTTATGAATAGAAACATGTATTTTAAAAATATACTTGGTATTTTTGTTATGCTATGAAAGAAGAAAAAGTAATACTTGTTAACGAAAAGGATGAGCAAATAGGATTAATGCCTAAAATTGAAGCACACGAAAAAGCCTTACTTCATAGAGCTTTTTCAGTTTTTGTTTTTAATGATAAAAACGAACTTATGCTTCAACAACGGGCAGCACATAAATATCATTCTCCATTATTATGGACTAATACCTGTTGTAGTCATCAAAGAGAAGGAGAAACTAATATTGAAGCTGGTAAACGCCGTTTACAAGAAGAAATGGGTTTTGTAGTAGATTTAGAAGACTCTATATCATTTATTTATAAAGCGCCCTTTGATAATGGGTTAACCGAGCATGAATACGACCATGTATTATTAGGTTATAGTAATATTGAACCGATAATAAATACAGACGAAGTTGCTAGTTGGAAATGGATGTCGATTGAAGCTGTAAAAAACGATATTTTAAATAATCCTGAAATATATACAGAATGGTTTAAAATTATTTTTGATAAATTCTACGAACATATAAATATTTCGAAATGATAGTAACAGTTAGTAGAAAAGCACATTTTAATGCAGCACACAGGTTGTATAGAAAAGATTGGAGTTTTGAAAAGAATGAAGAAATATTTGGGTTGTGTAATAATCCAAATTATCATGGTCATAATTACGAATTAATAGTAAGCGTTACTGGCGAAATTGATCAGGAAACGGGCTATGTTATAGATATAAAAATTTTAAAAGATATTATTAAAGAAGAAGTAGAAGACGCTTTTGATCATAAAAATTTAAATATAGATGTCTTAGAATTTAAAGATTTAAACCCAACTGCAGAAAATATCTCTGTTGTTATATATAACAAGTTAAAGCCTAAATTAGCAAATCATTTAGACTTAGAAATAACACTTTATGAAACCCCACGAAATTTTGTAACTTATTCAGGAAAATAATAATGACAAATAATTTATACCCAATAAAATTTACGCCCATATTAAAAGATAAAATTTGGGGTGGACAAAAGTTAAAAACATTACTTAATAAGAATAGCGATTTACCAAATATTGGTGAAAGTTGGGAGATTAGTGATGTTGAAGGCGATACATCTATTGTATCTAACGGAAGTCTAAAAGGGCAATCATTAAAACAACTTTTAGAAACGTATAAAGCCGATTTAATTGGACTTAAAAATTATAGAATATTTAAAAATAAGTTTCCGCTTCTTATTAAATTTATAGATGCAAAGGAGGATTTATCTATTCAATTACATCCTAATGACGAACTCGCTGCTAAAAGACATAATTCCT
The nucleotide sequence above comes from Flavobacteriaceae bacterium HL-DH10. Encoded proteins:
- the rplL gene encoding 50S ribosomal protein L7/L12, which gives rise to MADLKDFAEQLVNLTVKEVNELATILKDEYGIEPAAAAAVAVAGPAAGGEAEEAQTEFDVILKAAGSSKLAVVKLVKELTGLGLKEAKGLVDDAPSAIKEGVSKDEAEGLKSSLEEAGAEVELK
- the rpoB gene encoding DNA-directed RNA polymerase subunit beta; translated protein: MLSTQAERLNFSSIVNRTEYPDFLDIQIKSFQDFFQLETKSEERGDEGLYNTFMENFPITDSRNQFVLEFLDYFVDPPRYAIDECIERGLTYSVPLKARLKLYCTDPEHEDFETIVQDVYLGTIPYMTPSGTFCINGAERVVVSQLHRSPGVFFGQSFHANGTKLYSARVIPFKGSWIEFATDINQVMYAYIDRKKKLPVTTLFRAIGFERDKDILEIFDLAEEVKVSKSGLKKYLGRKLAARVLNTWHEDFVDEDTGEVVSIERNEIVLDRDTILDKDNLEEILEVDVKTILLHKESAEQGDYAIIHNTLQKDPTNSEKEAVEHIYRQLRNAEPPDEETARGIIDKLFFSDQRYSLGEVGRYRMNKKLQLDIGMDKQVLTKEDIITIIKYLIELINSKAEIDDIDHLSNRRVRTVGEQLSSQFGVGLARMARTIRERMNVRDNEVFTPIDLINAKTLSSVINSFFGTNQLSQFMDQTNPLAEITHKRRLSALGPGGLSRERAGFEVRDVHYTHYGRLCPIETPEGPNIGLISSLSVFAKVNSMGFIETPYRKVTDGVVDIKNEPIYLSAEEEEEKLIGQATVKVDENGKILHDKVIARMEGDFPVIEPTALDYTDVAPNQISSISASLIPFLEHDDANRALMGSNMMRQAVPLLRVDAPIVGTGLERQVASDSRVLINAEGVGEVLYVDANEIKIKYDRTEDEAKVSFDSDIKTYQLVKFRKTNQGTSINLKPIVVKGDKVTKGQVLCEGYATQKGELALGRNMKVAFMPWKGYNFEDAIVISEKVVREDIFTSIHIDEYSLEVRDTKLGNEELTNDIPNVSEEATKDLDENGMIRVGAEVKPGDILIGKITPKGESDPTPEEKLLRAIFGDKAGDVKDASLKASPSLHGVVIEKKLFARAVKDKRKRAQDKDDILALEAQYDRKFDDLKDVLIEKLFNIVNGKTAQGIFNDLGEEVLPKGKKFTLKMLNAVDDYAHLVSGKWTTDDHTNQLVADLIHNYKIKENDLQGSLRREKFTISVGDELPAGIIKLAKVYIAKKRKLKVGDKMAGRHGNKGIVARIVRQEDMPFLEDGTPVDIVLNPLGVPSRMNIGQIYETVLGWAGQKLGRTYATPIFDGATIDQINGFTDEAGIPRYGHSYLYDGGTGQRFDQPATVGVIYMLKLGHMVDDKMHARSIGPYSLITQQPLGGKAQFGGQRFGEMEVWALEAYGASSTLREILTVKSDDVIGRAKTYEAIVKGEPMPDPGLPESFNVLMHELKGLGLDIRLEE
- the rpoC gene encoding DNA-directed RNA polymerase subunit beta', whose translation is MARKQDKHTVKRFNKISIGLASPESILAESRGEVLKPETINYRTHKPERDGLFCERIFGPVKDYECACGKYKRIRYKGIVCDRCGVEVTEKKVRRDRVGHINLVVPVAHIWYFRSLPNKIGYLLGLPSKKLDMIIYYERYVVIQPGNAKNEEGEPLQKMDFLTEEEYLNILESLPQDNQYLDDTDPNKFLAKMGAECLIDLLARIDLESLSYELRHKANTETSKQRKTEALKRLQVVEALRESNNNRENRPEWMIMKVVPIIPPELRPLVPLDGGRFATSDLNDLYRRVIIRNNRLKRLVEIKAPEVILRNEKRMLQESVDSLFDNTRKSSAVKTDSNRPLKSLSDSLKGKQGRFRQNLLGKRVDYSARSVIVVGPELRLHECGLPKNMAAELYKPFVIRKLIERGIVKTVKSAKKIIDKREPVVWDILENVLKGHPVLLNRAPTLHRLGIQAFQPQLIEGKAIRLHPLVCTAFNADFDGDQMAVHLPLGPEAILECQLLMLASHNILNPANGSPVTVPSQDMVLGLYYMTKLRTSTPEVPILGEGLTFYSPEEVEIAFNEKKVDLNAGIKVRTIDLNEDGKLDRMIVETTVGRVLFNQHVPQAAGYINQVLTKKSLRDIIGNILKVTSVPETADFLDAIRTLGFKFAFQGGLSFSLGDIIIPPEKQGMIDKANGLVDGIMGNYNMGLITNNERYNQVIDIWTSTNAELTELSMKRIREDQQGFNSVFMMLDSGARGSKEQIRQLTGMRGLMAKPKKSNAGGGEIIENPILSNFKEGLSILEYFISTHGARKGLADTALKTADAGYLTRRLVDVSQDVIINTEDCGTLRGVEVEPLKKNDEVVETLEERIVGRVSLNDVYNPLTDELLVEAGQLIDDVIAKTIEASPIESLEVRSALTCEALKGICAKCYGRNLATDKMVQRGEAVGVVAAQSIGEPGTQLTLRTFHVGGIAGNISEENKLAVKFDGVAEIEDLKTVKGQDGEGNDIDVVISRTSELKLTDKKTGIVLSTNNIPYGSTIFVKNGDSLSKGDVVCSWDPYNGVIISEFAGKVKYENIEQGMTYQVEIDEQTGFQEKVISESRNKKLIPTLHIEDAKGETIRSYNLPVGAHLMIDDGEKINIGKILVKIPRKSAKAGDITGGLPRVTELFEARNPSNPAVVSAIDGVVSFGKIKRGNREIIVESKLGDVKKYLVKLSNQILVQENDYVKAGMPLSDGSITPNDILNIKGPSAVQQYLVNEVQEVYRLQGVKINDKHFEVVVRQMMRKVRIIDSGDTIFLEDQLAHKADFILENDAIFGMKVVEDSGDSVNIKAGQIISPRELRDENSLLRREDKQLVVARDAQPATATPILQGITRASLQTKSFISAASFQETTKVLNEAAVAGKVDSLEGLKENVIVGHRIPAGTGMRSYSDIIVGSKEEFDEMMQVKQELNYN
- a CDS encoding DUF3467 domain-containing protein — protein: MADQKENQKQGQINIELDEKVAEGTYSNLAIINHSVSEFVVDFVNIMPGVPKSKVKSRIILTPQHAKRLLKALADNVNRFENSHGEIKDYEQPPIPLNFGPTGQA
- a CDS encoding peptide chain release factor 3 — translated: MSFLKEIQRRRTFGIISHPDAGKTTLTEKLLLFGGAIQEAGAVKSNKIKKGATSDFMEIERQRGISVATSVLAFEYNGIKINILDTPGHKDFAEDTFRTLTAVDSVIVVIDVAKGVEEQTEKLVEVCRMRNIPMIVFINKMDREGKDAFDLLDEVEQKLGLKVTPLSFPIGMGYDFKGIYNIWEKNVNLFSGDSRKDIEETIEISDLSSPELDKLVGEKAANTLREEIELVDGIYPKFDKEDYLSGNLQPVFFGSALNNFGVRELLDCFVDIAPKPRPKQSEERLVKPNEEKFTGFVFKIHANMDPNHRNRLAFIKIVSGEFKRNAPYLHVRHNKKVKFSSPNAFFAEKKEIVDISYPGDIVGLQDTGTFKIGDTLTEGEVLNYKGVPSFSPEHFRYINNADPLKSKQLFKGIDQLMDEGVAQLFTLELNGRKVIGTVGALQYEVIQYRLEHEYGAKCTYENLNVYKACWVDPEDPKNDEYKEFVRVKQRFLAKDKQNQLVFLADSSFSLQMTQQKYPSIKFHYVSEFN